A stretch of the Gossypium hirsutum isolate 1008001.06 chromosome D07, Gossypium_hirsutum_v2.1, whole genome shotgun sequence genome encodes the following:
- the LOC121219036 gene encoding pre-mRNA-processing factor 39 isoform X1, which translates to MGDSEAVVADSSAMMDYTSAAYNSAGSGAYSSQATGDPTASGGYPNSAGQEGQSSAMYDGKPAGGSTDETAVAVENIAADASKAAGCNYPLNGNVINAAGNATTVENGNAFDNLGGASAAPEFVDGSAPTMSAEEERLWSILRANSLDFNAWTALIEETEKVAENNILKIRKVYDAFLAEFPLCYGYWKKYADHEARIGSMDKVVEVYERAVQGVTYSVDIWVLYCAFAIETYGDPETIRRLFERGLAYVGTDYLSFPLWDKYIEYEYMHQEWSRLAAIYTRIFENPNQQLDRYFNSFKELAGSRPLSELRTAEEAAANVSGPVSEADGQVNEGEVHPDAAEQMQKPLTAGSTEAEELEKYVAIREELYKKAKELDSKIIGFETAIRRPYFHVRPLNVAELENWHNYLDFVEREGDFNKVVKLYERCLIACANYPEYWIRYVLCMEASGSMDLANNALVRATQVFVKRQPEIHLFAARFKEQNGDIEGAQAAYHLVHSEISPGLLEAIIKHANMECRLGKLEDAFSLYEQAIAIEKGKEHSQTLPMLYAQYSRFSYLVSGNAKKAREILTGALDHVQLSKPFLEALIHFETILPQPREIDYLQSLVDKFISPNSDGSAADKEDLSSIFLEFLSLFDDVQSIKKAEDRHAKLFLPHRPMSELRKRHAEEFLSSDKTKLVKSYSGAPSPGQSLMGAYPNAQNQWPAGYGAQPQTWPPTTQAQAQAQPWTSGYSQQAAYGAYSSYGSNYAAPQVPTSVPQIASYGVYPTTTYPMQSFPQQSYAQPTAATTLTPAQQPPPAAAAAPQAYYGGPYY; encoded by the exons ATGGGAGATAGTGAAGCAGTAGTTGCCGACTCATCAGCAATGATGGATTATACTTCAGCAGCTTATAATTCTGCCGGTTCTGGCGCTTACTCCTCCCAGGCTACTGGAGATCCTACTGCTTCTGGTGGTTACCCAAATTCTGCTGGTCAAGAAGGTCAAAGCAGTGCAATGTATGACGGTAAGCCAGCTGGTGGATCAACAGATGAGACTGCTGTTGCAGTTGAAAATATTGCAGCAGATGCATCAAAAGCTGCTGGTTGTAATTATCCTCTAAATGGAAATGTTATTAATGCAGCAGGAAATGCAACCACAGTTGAGAATGGAAATGCTTTTGATAATTTAGGTGGAGCTTCTGCTGCACCAGAGTTTGTGGATGGTTCTG CACCAACCATGTCTGCTGAAGAAGAACGTTTATGGAGTATTTTGAGAGCCAATTCGTTGGATTTTAATGCTTGGACTGCATTGATAGAGGAAACAGAGAAGGTTGCAGAG AACAATATACTGAAAATTCGGAAGGTTTATGATGCTTTCTTGGCTGAGTTTCCTTTGTGTTATGGTTATTGGAAAAAGTATGCGGATCATGAAGCACGCATAGGCTCCATGGACAAAGTTGTGGAGGTCTATGAAAGAGCAGTTCAGGGAGTGACATATTCTGTGGATATCTGGGTGCTATATTGTGCTTTTGCCATTGAAACATATGGAGATCCAGAGACCATCCGAAG GCTTTTTGAACGAGGATTAGCATATGTTGGAACTGATTATCTATCTTTCCCTCTTTGGGATAAGTACATTGAATATGAATACATGCACCAGGAGTGGAGTCGCCTTGCTGCTATTTATACTAGAATATTTGAGAACCCTAATCAACAGCTAGATAGGTATTTCAACAG TTTCAAAGAGTTGGCTGGAAGTCGACCTTTGTCAGAATTAAGAACTGCTGAGGAAGCTGCTGCCAATGTATCAGGCCCAGTTTCAGAGGCTGATGGCCAAGTCAATGAAGGAGAGGTTCATCCTGATGCTGCAGAACAAATGCAGAAGCCTCTAACTGCTGGCTCAACAGAAGCAGAAGAGTTGGAGAAGTATGTTGCCATTAGAGAAGAACTATATAAAAAGGCCAAAGAGCTCGATTCTAAGATCATTGGTTTTGAAACAGCTATCAGAAGGCCTTACTTTCATGTGCGGCCCCTCAATGTTGCTGAGCTTGAGAACTGGCATAACTACCTGGACTTTGTAGAAAGAGAGGGTGACTTCAATAAG GTGGTCAAATTATATGAAAGGTGCCTTATAGCATGTGCCAATTATCCTGAGTACTGGATACGATATGTTTTATGTATGGAAGCCAGTGGAAGCATGGATCTTGCTAATAATGCACTTGTGCGTGCTACGCAAGTCTTCGTCAAG AGGCAACCAGAGATCCATCTTTTTGCGGCTCGATTCAAGGAGCAGAATGGGGACATAGAAGGCGCTCAAGCTGCGTATCACCTTGTTCACAGTGAAATATCACCAGGTCTTCTTGAAGCAATTATCAAGCATGCAAATATGGAATGCCGTCTG GGGAAACTGGAAGATGCCTTCTCTTTATATGAACAAGCTATTGCcattgaaaaaggaaaagagcaTTCTCAAACATTACCAATGCTGTATGCACAGTATTCTAGATTTTCTTACTTG GTTTCTGGAAATGCAAAGAAGGCCAGGGAAATTTTAACTGGAGCACTTGACCATGTCCAACTGTCTAAACCATTCCTTGAG GCCTTAATacattttgaaacaattttaccACAACCAAGGGAGATTGATTATTTACAGTCATTGGTTGACAAGTTTATATCCCCAAACTCAGATGGCAGTGCTGCAGACAAGGAAGATCTATCTAGCATATTTTTGGAG TTCTTGAGTCTCTTTGACGATGTACAGTCCATTAAAAAGGCAGAAGATCGGCATGCTAAACTATTTTTACCTCATAGGCCCATGTCGGAATTAAGAAAACGTCATGCTGAAGAATTTTTATCTTCAGATAAGACAAAGCTTGTGAAATCTTACTCTGGTGCCCCTTCACCTGGCCAGTCTTTGATGGGTGCCTATCCAAATGCACAAAACCAGTGGCCAGCTGGTTATGGGGCACAGCCTCAAACTTGGCCCCCTACTACACAGGCACAGGCACAGGCACAACCATGGACTTCTGGCTACAGCCAACAG GCTGCATATGGTGCATATAGCAGTTATGGTAGCAATTATGCAGCTCCACAAGTGCCCACATCAGTTCCACAAATTGCCAGTTATGGTGTTTACCCGACTACAACATATCCAATGCAG AGCTTTCCTCAGCAAAGTTATGCCCAACCAACTGCTGCCACGACTTTAACCCCAGCGCAGCAACCTCCTCCTGCTGCTGCTGCAGCTCCTCAGGCTTATTATGGTGGACCTTACTACTGA
- the LOC121219036 gene encoding pre-mRNA-processing factor 39 isoform X3: MGDSEAVVADSSAMMDYTSAAYNSAGSGAYSSQATGDPTASGGYPNSAGQEGQSSAMYDGNATTVENGNAFDNLGGASAAPEFVDGSAPTMSAEEERLWSILRANSLDFNAWTALIEETEKVAENNILKIRKVYDAFLAEFPLCYGYWKKYADHEARIGSMDKVVEVYERAVQGVTYSVDIWVLYCAFAIETYGDPETIRRLFERGLAYVGTDYLSFPLWDKYIEYEYMHQEWSRLAAIYTRIFENPNQQLDRYFNSFKELAGSRPLSELRTAEEAAANVSGPVSEADGQVNEGEVHPDAAEQMQKPLTAGSTEAEELEKYVAIREELYKKAKELDSKIIGFETAIRRPYFHVRPLNVAELENWHNYLDFVEREGDFNKVVKLYERCLIACANYPEYWIRYVLCMEASGSMDLANNALVRATQVFVKRQPEIHLFAARFKEQNGDIEGAQAAYHLVHSEISPGLLEAIIKHANMECRLGKLEDAFSLYEQAIAIEKGKEHSQTLPMLYAQYSRFSYLVSGNAKKAREILTGALDHVQLSKPFLEALIHFETILPQPREIDYLQSLVDKFISPNSDGSAADKEDLSSIFLEFLSLFDDVQSIKKAEDRHAKLFLPHRPMSELRKRHAEEFLSSDKTKLVKSYSGAPSPGQSLMGAYPNAQNQWPAGYGAQPQTWPPTTQAQAQAQPWTSGYSQQAAYGAYSSYGSNYAAPQVPTSVPQIASYGVYPTTTYPMQSFPQQSYAQPTAATTLTPAQQPPPAAAAAPQAYYGGPYY, from the exons ATGGGAGATAGTGAAGCAGTAGTTGCCGACTCATCAGCAATGATGGATTATACTTCAGCAGCTTATAATTCTGCCGGTTCTGGCGCTTACTCCTCCCAGGCTACTGGAGATCCTACTGCTTCTGGTGGTTACCCAAATTCTGCTGGTCAAGAAGGTCAAAGCAGTGCAATGTATGACG GAAATGCAACCACAGTTGAGAATGGAAATGCTTTTGATAATTTAGGTGGAGCTTCTGCTGCACCAGAGTTTGTGGATGGTTCTG CACCAACCATGTCTGCTGAAGAAGAACGTTTATGGAGTATTTTGAGAGCCAATTCGTTGGATTTTAATGCTTGGACTGCATTGATAGAGGAAACAGAGAAGGTTGCAGAG AACAATATACTGAAAATTCGGAAGGTTTATGATGCTTTCTTGGCTGAGTTTCCTTTGTGTTATGGTTATTGGAAAAAGTATGCGGATCATGAAGCACGCATAGGCTCCATGGACAAAGTTGTGGAGGTCTATGAAAGAGCAGTTCAGGGAGTGACATATTCTGTGGATATCTGGGTGCTATATTGTGCTTTTGCCATTGAAACATATGGAGATCCAGAGACCATCCGAAG GCTTTTTGAACGAGGATTAGCATATGTTGGAACTGATTATCTATCTTTCCCTCTTTGGGATAAGTACATTGAATATGAATACATGCACCAGGAGTGGAGTCGCCTTGCTGCTATTTATACTAGAATATTTGAGAACCCTAATCAACAGCTAGATAGGTATTTCAACAG TTTCAAAGAGTTGGCTGGAAGTCGACCTTTGTCAGAATTAAGAACTGCTGAGGAAGCTGCTGCCAATGTATCAGGCCCAGTTTCAGAGGCTGATGGCCAAGTCAATGAAGGAGAGGTTCATCCTGATGCTGCAGAACAAATGCAGAAGCCTCTAACTGCTGGCTCAACAGAAGCAGAAGAGTTGGAGAAGTATGTTGCCATTAGAGAAGAACTATATAAAAAGGCCAAAGAGCTCGATTCTAAGATCATTGGTTTTGAAACAGCTATCAGAAGGCCTTACTTTCATGTGCGGCCCCTCAATGTTGCTGAGCTTGAGAACTGGCATAACTACCTGGACTTTGTAGAAAGAGAGGGTGACTTCAATAAG GTGGTCAAATTATATGAAAGGTGCCTTATAGCATGTGCCAATTATCCTGAGTACTGGATACGATATGTTTTATGTATGGAAGCCAGTGGAAGCATGGATCTTGCTAATAATGCACTTGTGCGTGCTACGCAAGTCTTCGTCAAG AGGCAACCAGAGATCCATCTTTTTGCGGCTCGATTCAAGGAGCAGAATGGGGACATAGAAGGCGCTCAAGCTGCGTATCACCTTGTTCACAGTGAAATATCACCAGGTCTTCTTGAAGCAATTATCAAGCATGCAAATATGGAATGCCGTCTG GGGAAACTGGAAGATGCCTTCTCTTTATATGAACAAGCTATTGCcattgaaaaaggaaaagagcaTTCTCAAACATTACCAATGCTGTATGCACAGTATTCTAGATTTTCTTACTTG GTTTCTGGAAATGCAAAGAAGGCCAGGGAAATTTTAACTGGAGCACTTGACCATGTCCAACTGTCTAAACCATTCCTTGAG GCCTTAATacattttgaaacaattttaccACAACCAAGGGAGATTGATTATTTACAGTCATTGGTTGACAAGTTTATATCCCCAAACTCAGATGGCAGTGCTGCAGACAAGGAAGATCTATCTAGCATATTTTTGGAG TTCTTGAGTCTCTTTGACGATGTACAGTCCATTAAAAAGGCAGAAGATCGGCATGCTAAACTATTTTTACCTCATAGGCCCATGTCGGAATTAAGAAAACGTCATGCTGAAGAATTTTTATCTTCAGATAAGACAAAGCTTGTGAAATCTTACTCTGGTGCCCCTTCACCTGGCCAGTCTTTGATGGGTGCCTATCCAAATGCACAAAACCAGTGGCCAGCTGGTTATGGGGCACAGCCTCAAACTTGGCCCCCTACTACACAGGCACAGGCACAGGCACAACCATGGACTTCTGGCTACAGCCAACAG GCTGCATATGGTGCATATAGCAGTTATGGTAGCAATTATGCAGCTCCACAAGTGCCCACATCAGTTCCACAAATTGCCAGTTATGGTGTTTACCCGACTACAACATATCCAATGCAG AGCTTTCCTCAGCAAAGTTATGCCCAACCAACTGCTGCCACGACTTTAACCCCAGCGCAGCAACCTCCTCCTGCTGCTGCTGCAGCTCCTCAGGCTTATTATGGTGGACCTTACTACTGA
- the LOC121219036 gene encoding pre-mRNA-processing factor 39 isoform X2: protein MGDSEAVVADSSAMMDYTSAAYNSAGSGAYSSQATGDPTASGGYPNSAGQEGQSSAMYDAGNATTVENGNAFDNLGGASAAPEFVDGSAPTMSAEEERLWSILRANSLDFNAWTALIEETEKVAENNILKIRKVYDAFLAEFPLCYGYWKKYADHEARIGSMDKVVEVYERAVQGVTYSVDIWVLYCAFAIETYGDPETIRRLFERGLAYVGTDYLSFPLWDKYIEYEYMHQEWSRLAAIYTRIFENPNQQLDRYFNSFKELAGSRPLSELRTAEEAAANVSGPVSEADGQVNEGEVHPDAAEQMQKPLTAGSTEAEELEKYVAIREELYKKAKELDSKIIGFETAIRRPYFHVRPLNVAELENWHNYLDFVEREGDFNKVVKLYERCLIACANYPEYWIRYVLCMEASGSMDLANNALVRATQVFVKRQPEIHLFAARFKEQNGDIEGAQAAYHLVHSEISPGLLEAIIKHANMECRLGKLEDAFSLYEQAIAIEKGKEHSQTLPMLYAQYSRFSYLVSGNAKKAREILTGALDHVQLSKPFLEALIHFETILPQPREIDYLQSLVDKFISPNSDGSAADKEDLSSIFLEFLSLFDDVQSIKKAEDRHAKLFLPHRPMSELRKRHAEEFLSSDKTKLVKSYSGAPSPGQSLMGAYPNAQNQWPAGYGAQPQTWPPTTQAQAQAQPWTSGYSQQAAYGAYSSYGSNYAAPQVPTSVPQIASYGVYPTTTYPMQSFPQQSYAQPTAATTLTPAQQPPPAAAAAPQAYYGGPYY from the exons ATGGGAGATAGTGAAGCAGTAGTTGCCGACTCATCAGCAATGATGGATTATACTTCAGCAGCTTATAATTCTGCCGGTTCTGGCGCTTACTCCTCCCAGGCTACTGGAGATCCTACTGCTTCTGGTGGTTACCCAAATTCTGCTGGTCAAGAAGGTCAAAGCAGTGCAATGTATGACG CAGGAAATGCAACCACAGTTGAGAATGGAAATGCTTTTGATAATTTAGGTGGAGCTTCTGCTGCACCAGAGTTTGTGGATGGTTCTG CACCAACCATGTCTGCTGAAGAAGAACGTTTATGGAGTATTTTGAGAGCCAATTCGTTGGATTTTAATGCTTGGACTGCATTGATAGAGGAAACAGAGAAGGTTGCAGAG AACAATATACTGAAAATTCGGAAGGTTTATGATGCTTTCTTGGCTGAGTTTCCTTTGTGTTATGGTTATTGGAAAAAGTATGCGGATCATGAAGCACGCATAGGCTCCATGGACAAAGTTGTGGAGGTCTATGAAAGAGCAGTTCAGGGAGTGACATATTCTGTGGATATCTGGGTGCTATATTGTGCTTTTGCCATTGAAACATATGGAGATCCAGAGACCATCCGAAG GCTTTTTGAACGAGGATTAGCATATGTTGGAACTGATTATCTATCTTTCCCTCTTTGGGATAAGTACATTGAATATGAATACATGCACCAGGAGTGGAGTCGCCTTGCTGCTATTTATACTAGAATATTTGAGAACCCTAATCAACAGCTAGATAGGTATTTCAACAG TTTCAAAGAGTTGGCTGGAAGTCGACCTTTGTCAGAATTAAGAACTGCTGAGGAAGCTGCTGCCAATGTATCAGGCCCAGTTTCAGAGGCTGATGGCCAAGTCAATGAAGGAGAGGTTCATCCTGATGCTGCAGAACAAATGCAGAAGCCTCTAACTGCTGGCTCAACAGAAGCAGAAGAGTTGGAGAAGTATGTTGCCATTAGAGAAGAACTATATAAAAAGGCCAAAGAGCTCGATTCTAAGATCATTGGTTTTGAAACAGCTATCAGAAGGCCTTACTTTCATGTGCGGCCCCTCAATGTTGCTGAGCTTGAGAACTGGCATAACTACCTGGACTTTGTAGAAAGAGAGGGTGACTTCAATAAG GTGGTCAAATTATATGAAAGGTGCCTTATAGCATGTGCCAATTATCCTGAGTACTGGATACGATATGTTTTATGTATGGAAGCCAGTGGAAGCATGGATCTTGCTAATAATGCACTTGTGCGTGCTACGCAAGTCTTCGTCAAG AGGCAACCAGAGATCCATCTTTTTGCGGCTCGATTCAAGGAGCAGAATGGGGACATAGAAGGCGCTCAAGCTGCGTATCACCTTGTTCACAGTGAAATATCACCAGGTCTTCTTGAAGCAATTATCAAGCATGCAAATATGGAATGCCGTCTG GGGAAACTGGAAGATGCCTTCTCTTTATATGAACAAGCTATTGCcattgaaaaaggaaaagagcaTTCTCAAACATTACCAATGCTGTATGCACAGTATTCTAGATTTTCTTACTTG GTTTCTGGAAATGCAAAGAAGGCCAGGGAAATTTTAACTGGAGCACTTGACCATGTCCAACTGTCTAAACCATTCCTTGAG GCCTTAATacattttgaaacaattttaccACAACCAAGGGAGATTGATTATTTACAGTCATTGGTTGACAAGTTTATATCCCCAAACTCAGATGGCAGTGCTGCAGACAAGGAAGATCTATCTAGCATATTTTTGGAG TTCTTGAGTCTCTTTGACGATGTACAGTCCATTAAAAAGGCAGAAGATCGGCATGCTAAACTATTTTTACCTCATAGGCCCATGTCGGAATTAAGAAAACGTCATGCTGAAGAATTTTTATCTTCAGATAAGACAAAGCTTGTGAAATCTTACTCTGGTGCCCCTTCACCTGGCCAGTCTTTGATGGGTGCCTATCCAAATGCACAAAACCAGTGGCCAGCTGGTTATGGGGCACAGCCTCAAACTTGGCCCCCTACTACACAGGCACAGGCACAGGCACAACCATGGACTTCTGGCTACAGCCAACAG GCTGCATATGGTGCATATAGCAGTTATGGTAGCAATTATGCAGCTCCACAAGTGCCCACATCAGTTCCACAAATTGCCAGTTATGGTGTTTACCCGACTACAACATATCCAATGCAG AGCTTTCCTCAGCAAAGTTATGCCCAACCAACTGCTGCCACGACTTTAACCCCAGCGCAGCAACCTCCTCCTGCTGCTGCTGCAGCTCCTCAGGCTTATTATGGTGGACCTTACTACTGA
- the LOC107952729 gene encoding nuclear transport factor 2, with protein sequence MPATSYPGPAQVGSYFVGQYYQVLQQQPNLVHQFYSDDSTMIWVDGDSSDSASAMLQIHAMVMSLNFTAIEIMTINSLDSWNVGVLVMVSGSVKIKDFSSRRKFVQTFFLAPQEKGYFVLSDILQFIDDGETSQLPASTLQENKHDAQPNLSSPVAEPQYSDYVLEEEAREYVNPVHIDDDPIDKYSLPEQPQEEDFEDEVVVEEAPADETLASHHNVVGIVQEIPAMPLEEPVGELPRKTYASIGSTPLLLIMQVMYVYDSCFFLVLKKVQLRVPKEQAVSSVRVQPSYNKVSQSTSEWDHIPEPTSQQSHLAWLDVSESAAEKAVEEALVSEEGEYIGEYKSVYVRNLPSTVTVTEIEQEFKNFGRIKPDGVFIRNCKDVVGVCYAFVEFEDIFAVHNAIKASHIQLGERQVYIEERRPNSSSTWGGRMGRGRGNYTAEASRGRFGSRSLGRGSNQESGDYRSRGNGLYQRGSR encoded by the exons ATGCCTGCCACTTCCTACCCTGGACCTGCTCAG gTTGGTTCATACTTCGTCGGACAATACTATCAGGTACTTCAACAGCAACCTAATCTAGTTCATCAGTTTTATTCAGATGACAGTACCATGATTTGGGTCGATGGAGATTCCTCTGACTCTGCTTCGGCGATGCTG CAAATTCATGCCATGGTAATGTCACTAAATTTTACTGCAATCGAGATCATGACAATTAATTCTCTTGATTCTTGGAATGTAGGTGTTCTGGTGATGGTTTCTGGTTCCGTTAAAATCAAGGATTTCAGTAGTAGAAGGAAATTTGTCCAAACCTTTTTCTTGGCTCCTCAAGAGAAGGGTTACTTCGTTCTTAGTGATATCCTACAGTTTATTGATGATGGAGAGACTTCACAACTTCCAGCTTCCACATTACAAGAAAACAAGCATGATGCTCAACCAAATCTGTCAAGCCCTGTTGCAGAGCCACAAT ATTCTGACTATGTTTTGGAGGAAGAGGCCAGGGAATATGTCAACCCTGTTCATATAGATGATGATCCTATTGACAAATATAGTCTCCCTGAGCAACCACAAGAGGAAGATTTTGAAGATGAAGTTGTGGTGGAGGAGGCTCCTGCAGATGAAACTCTTGCTTCACATCACAATGTGGTGGGCATTGTGCAAGAAATCCCTGCTATGCCTTTGGAGGAACCTGTTGGGGAGCTTCCAAGGAAAACATATGCCTCTATTGGAAGTACTCCCCTATTGCTGATTATGCAAGTTATGTATGTTTATGACTCTTGCTTTTTT TTGGTGTTAAAAAAGGTGCAGTTGCGTGTTCCAAAGGAGCAAGCCGTTTCATCTGTTCGAGTGCAACCATCTTATAATAAGGTTTCCCAGAGTACTTCAGAGTGGGATCATATTCCCGAGCCTACTAGTCAGCAGTCACATCTTGCTTGGTTAGATGTGTCTGAATCTGCAGCAGAAAAAGCAGTAGAGGAAGCGTTGGTCTCTGAAGAAG GTGAATATATTGGTGAATACAAATCTGTTTACGTGAGGAACTTGCCctctactgttactgttactgaaatTGAGCAAGAGTTCAAGAATTTTGGTAGAATCAAGCCTGATGGTGTGTTTATCCGGAACTGCAAG GATGTTGTTGGTGTTTGCTATGCTTTTGTTGAGTTTGAAGACATTTTTGCTGTTCACAATGCAATCAAG GCATCTCATATAcaattgggggaaaggcaagtcTACATAGAAGAACGCAGGCCAAATAGCAGCAGTACATGGGGAGGAA GAATGGGAAGAGGCAGGGGCAATTATACAGCTGAAGCCTCGAGAGGTCGTTTTGGTTCTCGTAGTTTGGGTAGAGGAAGCAACCAAGAATCTGGTGACTACAGATCAAGAGGCAACGGTTTGTATCAGCGAGGTTCTAGATAA